In Mangrovivirga cuniculi, the following proteins share a genomic window:
- the cap12 gene encoding CBASS system CD-NTase-associated NAD(+) hydrolase Cap12 — MRKKRIFIGSSSEELKLATSAKAILEKDFEVTIWNDSVWDSSIFKINNNFLNDLLKASLQFDFGILLGTTDDKVEYRESIVMQPRDNVLFELGLFIGRLGLSKCAFVVDKELKVLSDISGISLARFEKGEVSSFITAISQVAEMFKSQIDSDINFFPSSTLASVYFENLISPTCKFIIENGGFEEDGKKYSECKIQIIIPKRLNSDVNLQFEQLKRGFKTKSVSFNYAGRPRFINLETEIKDGKLIFIDFPTVLSGINYAISNLLPQDFNQMSADYDQIINRELERFIYSIKQLALRSGFDEFLEIKREDIK; from the coding sequence ATGAGAAAGAAAAGAATTTTTATCGGCTCTTCTTCCGAAGAGTTGAAACTTGCCACTTCCGCAAAAGCAATTCTTGAAAAGGATTTTGAGGTAACTATTTGGAATGATAGTGTTTGGGACTCATCTATATTCAAAATAAATAATAATTTTTTAAATGACTTACTTAAAGCCTCTCTTCAATTTGACTTTGGTATTTTGTTAGGTACAACAGATGATAAAGTAGAATATCGAGAAAGTATTGTAATGCAACCTAGAGACAATGTTTTATTCGAACTGGGTCTTTTTATTGGACGGCTCGGACTTTCAAAGTGTGCATTTGTCGTAGATAAGGAATTAAAAGTTCTTTCAGATATATCAGGGATTTCATTAGCAAGATTTGAAAAAGGAGAAGTTTCAAGTTTTATCACAGCAATTTCTCAGGTTGCAGAAATGTTTAAAAGCCAAATTGATTCTGATATAAATTTTTTCCCTTCATCAACACTTGCTTCAGTATATTTTGAAAACCTTATTTCCCCAACATGTAAATTTATTATTGAGAATGGAGGATTTGAAGAAGATGGTAAGAAGTATTCCGAGTGTAAGATTCAAATCATCATACCAAAAAGATTAAATTCTGACGTTAACCTTCAGTTTGAACAGTTAAAAAGAGGGTTTAAGACTAAATCTGTATCTTTTAATTACGCAGGAAGACCCAGATTTATAAACCTTGAAACAGAAATTAAAGATGGGAAACTTATATTTATTGATTTCCCAACGGTTCTTTCGGGTATAAATTATGCGATTTCAAATTTACTTCCACAGGACTTCAATCAAATGAGTGCTGATTATGACCAAATAATTAATAGAGAGTTAGAAAGATTCATATATTCTATTAAACAACTTGCTTTAAGAAGCGGATTTGATGAATTTTTAGAAATTAAACGAGAGGACATAAAATAA
- a CDS encoding HEAT repeat domain-containing protein, translated as MNNIESLNIELKNKGLIQTRNMDPLEVLVNTNVSSKPYQTILIEFIDLLSGNELEMVIRALPEKGIKGVSKKLIDILNNSNNYPNLDLWTVGNALNIIDDKSVYNDILKICRNKDIGMARQMLMSTLRKINTEESFNILIESLQDESIRGHAIEELGKWGDIRAIEPIQNTEVKKGLYEARIKNKTIKKLKQAINNS; from the coding sequence ATGAATAATATCGAATCACTAAATATAGAATTAAAAAACAAAGGATTAATTCAAACACGGAATATGGATCCTTTAGAAGTATTGGTGAATACAAATGTTTCTTCAAAACCTTATCAAACCATCCTGATAGAATTTATTGATTTATTATCAGGGAATGAATTAGAAATGGTAATTAGGGCTTTACCAGAAAAGGGGATTAAAGGAGTTTCTAAGAAATTAATAGATATTCTTAATAATTCGAACAATTATCCCAATTTGGATTTATGGACAGTTGGTAATGCCTTAAATATCATTGATGATAAATCTGTTTATAATGATATTCTTAAAATTTGTAGGAATAAGGATATCGGAATGGCTAGGCAAATGTTAATGAGTACTTTAAGAAAAATCAACACCGAAGAATCTTTTAATATATTAATAGAGTCTTTGCAAGATGAGTCTATTAGAGGTCATGCAATTGAGGAATTAGGTAAATGGGGAGATATCAGAGCAATTGAACCAATTCAAAATACAGAGGTTAAAAAGGGACTTTATGAAGCAAGGATAAAGAATAAAACAATTAAAAAACTGAAACAGGCAATCAACAATAGCTAA